A single Mustelus asterias chromosome 4, sMusAst1.hap1.1, whole genome shotgun sequence DNA region contains:
- the LOC144492377 gene encoding brain-specific homeobox/POU domain protein 3-like, translating to MMSMNSKQPFGMHPILHEPKYTTLHSSSEAIRRACLPTPPLQGNIFTGFDETLLSRAEALAAVDIVSQKSHPFKPDVTYHTMTSVSCTPTSSSVHLPHPSVLTSHPHHHHHHHHQSAQGLEGDLLEHLNPGLSLSGMAGPEVGATPSHPHAHMPGMNHLSHHPHHHQPMNIAHSHALSAHMGLGGNEGEADPRELESFAERFKQRRIKLGVTQADVGSALANLKIPGVGCLSQSTICRFESLTLSHNNMIALKPILEAWLDEAERAQREKMTKPELFNGGDRKRKRTSIAAPEKRSLEAYFAVQPRPSSEKIAAIAEKLDLKKNVVRVWFCNQRQKQKRMKFSATH from the exons ATGATGTCCATGAACAGCAAGCAGCCGTTCGGCATGCACCCCATTCTGCACGAACCCAAATACACCACCCTGCACTCCAGCAGCGAGGCCATCCGGAGAGCGTGTCTGCCCACTCCTCCG TTGCAAGGCAATATTTTTACCGGATTCGATGAAACTTTACTGTCCCGAGCCGAAGCCCTGGCAGCTGTGGATATTGTATCGCAGAAAAGCCACCCCTTCAAGCCAGATGTCACCTACCACACCATGACCAGCGTGTCCTGCACTCCTACCTCTTCCTCTGTGCATCTCCCCCACCCGTCAGTGCTGACCTCCCACCctcatcaccaccaccatcaccatcaccagtCAGCCCAAGGCCTGGAAGGAGACCTGCTGGAGCACCTGAACCCTGGCCTATCCTTGAGTGGGATGGCAGGACCTGAAGTGGGCGCCACGCCATCGCATCCGCATGCCCACATGCCTGGCATGAACCACTTGTCACATCACCCTCACCACCATCAACCTATGAACATTGCCCATTCGCACGCCCTGTCGGCCCATATGGGCTTGGGTGGGAATGAGGGGGAAGCAGATCCCAGGGAGCTGGAGTCCTTCGCAGAGAGATTCAAGCAGAGAAGAATCAAACTTGGAGTGACACAGGCCGATGTTGGGTCGGCCTTGGCCAACCTGAAGATCCCAGGTGTGGGCTGTTTAAGTCAAAGCACTATCTGCAGGTTTGAGTCCTTGACTCTGTCGCACAATAACATGATTGCGCTCAAGCCCATCCTGGAGGCCTGGCTGGATGAAGCCGAGAGGGCTCAGCGAGAGAAAATGACCAAACCCGAGCTTTTCAATGGAGGGGACAGGAAGCGCAAACGCACCTCCATTGCAGCGCCCGAGAAACGGTCCTTAGAAGCTTATTTCGCCGTTCAGCCCCGCCCTTCCTCCGAGAAGATCGCAGCAATCGCAGAGAAATTGGACCTGAAAAAGAATGTGGTCAGAGTGTGGTTTTGCaatcagagacagaaacagaaaaggaTGAAATTTTCCGCCACACATTAA